The genomic DNA GTCCTGCACATAGCAGCGATAGTCCTGATAATCCGTAATCGGTTTCATAACAATAAATATACTTTGTTCTTTACAAAAATGCAATAATCTATGATACTTTTTATCGAATTTTAGTCAATTTTAACGATTTTTGTTTAAAATCACAAAAACACAATGTATTTTAATGATACACAAAAGGCAAAAAAGAAGCCCACTCGAACGAGCAGGCTCAACATGCTAGGAAAAAGCAAACCTAGAAAGAAGTCACTTTCGAGGTATCAATAGAGCAAACGCCTTTGGCATCATACCTGCCAACAGCAATGATATTGAAGTGGATTTGATTAAATACATTTTCACTCGAATGAACTTCAAACTTAATGTCGGTCGCTTTTTCCGCCAACCCTGAGCCAGAGAAATCGTCCCAAGTGACGCATTTCTCAACAGGAGTCGTAGACGCTGCCAGAGTATAATCTTTTTCAAGAGAATCAGAGGCTAGTACCATACGCATATCTTTTTCAGCCATGTAGTACACACAAATTCCACCCCAATCGCTAATATCCGTTGCAGTCACAATAGTATCACCGGAGTCCTCTTTAACAGCCATTTTGATTCCTACCCCCGCATACGCACGGGACGCGCTGCCCATATCCAAAGCGACACTCGCCGAGAGTCCGCCTTCAAACAATTCTTCATCAGTCAGCAATTCGATAGAGTTCTTGTAGCTCGGAGCTTCGGCAGACCAATACAACAGAGAAGCGCCACCATCGTTACGGTCATTGTAAGAATACCACAAACCACCTTTTATCTTCGGCGAGCCTTCCCAGACAAAGCTACTAGGATTACTCGAAGTTCCATTCCACAGGCAGGGTTCTTGCTCCACGTTGTCATCTTGAACTTCAGTAGCTTTTACCGTTTCGACAGAGTCCAGATTCTCAACACCATGCTTGTAAGAGCTCACACCCTTGATATTGAAATAGCCCGATTCCTTCGCCTTGCCGATAAACTTAAACACAAGCGACGTCGCTTTCTTAGAAGCTTCAGCACCGGAATCATCCGACGAATTACGCTTGAAATCAGCCCACTTGGCACAGCGGGCAGCAACAGCGCCCTTCTCCGTCTTATCAAAATTGACGGAGAGCATATCGCCCGAAGCATCGGAGCCATTTTTATAGCCCAGTTCGCCTCTCATGGCAAGTTCAGATTCATAAGAGACGCAAACGCCGTCCCATTCAGAAATATCTACCGTCGTATCTTTTTCAGTCAGCGCGATACCCACGCCCGCGCTCGGAGCAGAAGCATCGCCAAGTTCTACAGTTCCGCAAAGACCGCCGCAATGCGAGACCAGCGATTTCATGTTATCCGAAGTAAGTTCATGCCCATCGAGCGTCGGGAAATTGATCTGCGACGAACCGCCTTCATCTTCATCATCCACGCTAAACCAGTAACCGGAGCTACCGTTGATATTGACGCGAGCCATACCGTTTGCGCCATTCCACAAGTCAAAAGCAATAGAATTGCCTTCTTCCGTAATTCCCGCAGTATTTGAGTCCTTGGAGCACGCGACTGCCCCAATCAAAATTGTAAGCACAGACAAGTGAAGTACTTTACTGAGCATTGGACTTATCCTCTTTCCACGTCAATGGAAACAACTGTAAATTCAACCTATAAACCCTTTCGGTCCCGTGACTGTTCAGGGCAATTTGCGCCACTTTTTTACGGCAAACATCGAGTTCCTGCAAAATCTTGTTATAGTCTTCTGCAGAAATCCCCATAGTGAGCCCCGTAAAGTTTCTCTCCGAGGGTGCAAAGCGATTGATGGATTCTTCTGCAAAGTGAGCCATTTCGCGATGCATGTAACGCAGAGCGAGCGACACCGCCGAAGTCAAGCCTTTCAAGTGTTTGTCCGCCTGCTCGTAAGTGTCACCATTCTTTTTCAGGAGCCCAACTCGTACCATAAATTCGAGCGACTCACGGACTTCCGCTGCAGAGACTCCCTGGCAGCAGCGCCTTGCGATATCACTCGGAGTTGCCCCAGGCATGACTGGAGCAAGCTCTCTCACCACCGGATGTACCCAAGATTGAAAATACTTGAATGCATCGCCATCAACAATTTTGACCTTATTGTTTGATGCCAACTCGAGCATCGCTTCGTAAGCGATTTTGCGTTCCTGGTCTGTTTTAGCATGGCAGTAAGTGACCATCGACTTGAAATACTCAAGTTCGAACCCAGCCAGCTCCATTGCCATTCCCACCTTTTCTGCCCCTTGAGGCGAAAGACGGGTTTTGCCTTCACAAACCAGTTTCAGATAAGTCGGAGACGTAAAGCCCGAAGCGCGTGTAAATTCTCGCCACGAAAACGACGAAATTCGCTTGCGCTCGTTGTAAAAGTCCTGCATATAAATGCGGTAGTCTTCGTATTCCGTTACCGACTTCATAAGCGCAAATATATATTATTTTATCATGTAAAACAACATTTCATGATACTACAATGCGTTTTTCAATCAAAAATAAGGAATTTTTCACAAAATTTTACAAATAGCAAATTTCATGATACTAGGAGTTTGTTGTTAGTCATTGGTCAATAGTCATTGGTCAATAGTTATTGGTCAATAGTTATTAGTTATTGGTTTATGGATAGTTATGGGTAAAAGAAAAAAGGCGGGCAGAAAAGCCCGCTCTTACACAGTCTACTTTATAAAGCCTACTAAATATTCCAGTCGCAGAAATTCTTAAGCATGGCAAGGCCGACCTCGCCACTCTTTTCCTGATGGAACTGGCTTGCGATTAAGTTATCCTTGCCCAAGAGTCCCGTGAAAGTCTGCGTACCGTAAGTCGTTTCGGCAAAGGAGTATTCAGCCGGAACTTGCGGGTAGTAGGAATGCACGTAGTAAAAGTCGCAACCACTGCGGATGCCCTTCATAATCGGGTGTTCGCGTGTAAAGTTTACCTGGTTCCAGCCCATGTGTGGAATCTTGAGGCCCGGTTCATCCTTGAAACGCACAGCACGACCCGGAATGAGACCAAGCGTCTTGACGCCACCGTCTTCTTCGCTTTCTTCGAGGATAATCTGGCAGCCGATGCAGATGCCAAGCACCGGGTTTCCTGCTTTGACCACAGCCTTGATGGCTTCGCCAATTCCGGTCTTGGTCAAGGTTTCCATAGCCGAGGCTGCAGCGCCCACGCCCGGAAAAATCAGTCGCGTCGCTTTTGCAATTTCGTCTGGATCGCGGCTCACCTTGGCGTCAGCACCAATAAACTTGAGCGCGTTCATCACCGATGTCAAGTTGCCCGCATTGTAATCCACAACAGTAATAGCCATAAAAACCTCATTAACTTTTACACGTACAAAGATAGAAAAAAGAACCGCCGAAGCGGTTCCCTTAAATAGTTTGGATTTGATTCTAAATTAGAACCAGCGCCAGGTCACACCGACGAGAATCGTGTTCTTGTGCTGAGCATCTTCATCCAAGTCCTTGTCGTATGCGATATCGTAGCCGACCTGGAATTCAAACAGCGGAGAAAGAGACACGGCGAGGAGGTTTTCCCACTTGCCATCGATTTCGTCAAAACCCTTGAAGTTCACGAATGCCCAGAGGCGGCTCTTGAAGTTCACGATGTCGGAGAAAGCGTACTTGAATTCCGTAATGCTTTCGAGACCCGGTTCATCCTTGAACTTTTCGAATTTCTTAGTATCGCCATCATCAGCGTAGCCGTAACCGTGAGAAATGGTCATACGGTTTGCAAAGCCAAGACGAGTGGAGAAGTTGTCGTTCGGGAAGTAACCGACACCGGCCATCTGCGTGACGTAAGCCGGATCCATGAAGCAAGAAATAGCCTTCTTGACTTCGTTTCCGTCGTCATCTTCACTATACTCGTAACCCTTAGCAAACTGGCTTTCATAGCGGGCGCCAATATAGGGCTTGACCTGTTCAGAGACATTGAAGTCAAGCATGGTTTCGAGGAAGATCTTATCCGAAGACTTGCGCTTGCCGTAACCGTCTGTCCAGGTGTAACCAAGAGCGAGGTTCACCTTGTTACGCCAGTCCGCAACGTTCCAGTGGTTCTTAAGATCAGCATCATAGCTGAAGAGCCATGTGTAAGAGGAAGTACCGTCTTCGAACTTCCAGTTGCTGAACTGCATACGGGTGAACTTAACGGCAGCGACCACATCAGCAGTCATGTTTTCGGGAAGCCAAGCTTCGAACATGCCCCCGTCAGCAAAAGCTGTCGATGCAGAAATGAGTGCTGCACAACCGATTGCGAATAATGACTTTTTCATATTACTTCCTTGTTTATGGTCCTTCTTTCCCATAGACCTTATTGTTTGGCTTAAAGATAACATTTTTTTATAGAAAAAACGGAGCGGTTGC from Fibrobacter sp. UWB13 includes the following:
- a CDS encoding TIGR02147 family protein — its product is MKSVTEYEDYRIYMQDFYNERKRISSFSWREFTRASGFTSPTYLKLVCEGKTRLSPQGAEKVGMAMELAGFELEYFKSMVTYCHAKTDQERKIAYEAMLELASNNKVKIVDGDAFKYFQSWVHPVVRELAPVMPGATPSDIARRCCQGVSAAEVRESLEFMVRVGLLKKNGDTYEQADKHLKGLTSAVSLALRYMHREMAHFAEESINRFAPSERNFTGLTMGISAEDYNKILQELDVCRKKVAQIALNSHGTERVYRLNLQLFPLTWKEDKSNAQ
- the hisH gene encoding imidazole glycerol phosphate synthase subunit HisH, which codes for MAITVVDYNAGNLTSVMNALKFIGADAKVSRDPDEIAKATRLIFPGVGAAASAMETLTKTGIGEAIKAVVKAGNPVLGICIGCQIILEESEEDGGVKTLGLIPGRAVRFKDEPGLKIPHMGWNQVNFTREHPIMKGIRSGCDFYYVHSYYPQVPAEYSFAETTYGTQTFTGLLGKDNLIASQFHQEKSGEVGLAMLKNFCDWNI
- a CDS encoding DUF3078 domain-containing protein; this translates as MKKSLFAIGCAALISASTAFADGGMFEAWLPENMTADVVAAVKFTRMQFSNWKFEDGTSSYTWLFSYDADLKNHWNVADWRNKVNLALGYTWTDGYGKRKSSDKIFLETMLDFNVSEQVKPYIGARYESQFAKGYEYSEDDDGNEVKKAISCFMDPAYVTQMAGVGYFPNDNFSTRLGFANRMTISHGYGYADDGDTKKFEKFKDEPGLESITEFKYAFSDIVNFKSRLWAFVNFKGFDEIDGKWENLLAVSLSPLFEFQVGYDIAYDKDLDEDAQHKNTILVGVTWRWF